From Pseudomonas sp. StFLB209, a single genomic window includes:
- a CDS encoding response regulator: MEQYVLVVEDEPVLLELAQEILELGEIKALGAPNADQAFKILQEHPDIGLVITDIKMPGKIDGFELAWLISECWPQIPVLVTSGHRAVRNDELPANARFMPKPWLISDFLDQAKEMLLMAKGYPWNRSDKTPGLHS, from the coding sequence ATGGAACAGTACGTATTAGTAGTGGAAGACGAGCCGGTGTTATTGGAACTGGCCCAGGAGATTCTTGAGCTTGGAGAGATCAAGGCACTGGGTGCGCCCAATGCCGACCAAGCGTTCAAGATTCTTCAGGAGCACCCCGACATCGGGCTGGTCATCACCGACATCAAGATGCCGGGCAAGATCGACGGGTTCGAGCTGGCCTGGCTGATTTCTGAATGCTGGCCGCAGATTCCGGTGTTGGTGACATCCGGACATCGCGCCGTGCGCAATGACGAGTTGCCGGCCAATGCGCGGTTCATGCCCAAGCCGTGGCTGATCAGTGATTTTCTCGATCAGGCCAAAGAGATGCTGCTGATGGCCAAGGGGTATCCGTGGAACCGCTCGGATAAGACGCCGGGCCTGCATTCCTGA